A genomic region of Denticeps clupeoides chromosome 17, fDenClu1.1, whole genome shotgun sequence contains the following coding sequences:
- the parietopsin gene encoding parietopsin, with the protein MRENVTLSKEQGEISLSPLLLSLEFGLSITASVLLIFTSLVGIAANMFVAWAVRNQKALQTSNNALLVNLAIIDFLRCVVDCPLIAIIFINTSNSSDLGFSLCAAQVGSFSLTSCVQLLTLVSISAERYQAVVHPFQTSERRRRVMIWISMTWTVAISISSVCVTFVRDSPVYMRCRGSNITWIMKYDSFGLFVLTPMWFISLVVITGFYTRIFMIVKAHSRKIFDKGSFLAPGKKKKEKMAEASKAHQDDNLPQEAVVKIEVSNSAVVQVAGDEPSVLANQEVPRYELQHITSENPQSDTTQDQFEEPLPELMQVEELPENHQESDSSVTNVSTLPTEESQISDSLSGGQSSEVLPQTTAPLDTVLSGLPEDHSAVPPQNIENVTVGPPLPVLETQALDIPPAGGEQKEEMFGAVCMMPSLVNRDRARKNKEGKLAKRSGYIILTFLLFWTPFIVTVLGSFFTCRNNNLAVTNILDLEILTVSLVCMTSAANPIVYAVVNPQFRNEFYHLKAKCKVMWEKS; encoded by the exons ATGCGTGAGAACGTGACTTTATCAAAGGAACAAGGGGAGATTTCCCTTTCGCCGCTTCTACTGTCCCTGGAATTTGGCTTGTCCATTACTGCCTCTGTGCTGCTCATCTTCACCTCATTGGTGGGCATCGCAGCAAACATGTTTGTTGCTTGGGCCGTGCGAAACCAAAAGGCTCTCCAGACATCCAACAACGCACTCCTGGTGAACCTGGCCATCATTGACTTTCTGCGCTGCGTGGTCGACTGCCCCCTGATCGCCATCATCTTCATCAACACCAGCAACTCCAGTGACCTCGGGTTCTCGCTGTGCGCCGCACAGGTAGGGTCCTTCTCCCTCACCAGCTGCGTCCAGTTGCTGACACTGGTGAGCATCAGCGCTGAGCGATACCAGGCTGTGGTACACCCTTTCCAAACAAGTGAGCGCCGGAGGCGAGTGATGATCTGGATTTCCATGACCTGGACGGTGGCAATATCCATCTCCagcgtgtgtgtgacatttgtgagGGACTCACCCGTGTACATGAGATGTCGAGGCTCCAACATAACTTGGATTATGAAGTATGACAGCTTTGGGTTGTTTGTTTTAACCCCAATGTGGTTCATCTCTTTGGTTGTAATCACTGGGTTCTACACGCGGATCTTCATGATCGTGAAAGCCCACAGCAGAAAGATATTCGATAAGGGATCATTCCTCGCTccagggaaaaagaaaaaggagaaaatggcAGAGGCAAGTAAAGCGCACCAGGACGATAACTTGCCTCAAGAAGCTGTAGTGAAAATAGAGGTGTCCAACTCTGCAGTGGTTCAGGTTGCAGGAGATGAACCTTCAGTCCTAGCAAACCAAGAGGTTCCAAGATATGAGCTGCAGCACATCACTTCTGAAAATCCACAGAGCGACACAACACAGGACCAATTTGAAGAACCTCTGCCTGAGTTGATGCAGGTGGAGGAACTACCAGAAAACCACCAGGAATCTGACTCTAGTGTGACCAACGTGTCTACCTTACCGACAGAGGAATCACAGATTTCAGATAGCCTTTCtggaggtcagagttcagaggTGCTGCCCCAAACTACAGCTCCATTAGATACTGTCCTGTCTGGGTTACCTGAGGACCACAGCGCTGTCCCCCcacaaaatatagaaaatgtGACAGTGGGACCACCACTACCCGTCCTAGAAACTCAGGCATTAGACATCCCCCCAGCAGGTGGTGAGCAGAAAGAGGAGATGTTCGGTGCCGTCTGCATGATGCCATCCCTTGTCAACAGGGACAGGGCCAGGAAGAACAAGGAGGGCAAACTGGCCAAGCGCTCCGGCTATATCATCCTCACATTCCTGCTGTTTTGGACGCCGTTCATTGTCACGGTTCTCGGCAGTTTCTTCACCTGCAGGAATAACAATCTGGCCGtaa CAAATATTTTGGACCTGGAGATACTGACTGTCTCCCTGGTGTGCATGACCTCTGCAGCAAATCCAATCGTCTATGCAGTTGTAAACCCACAGTTTAGAAATGAATTCTATCACCTCAAGGCTAAATGCAAAGTAATGTGGGAAAAATCATGA